The following coding sequences are from one Bacteroidales bacterium window:
- a CDS encoding DUF134 domain-containing protein, translating to MSRRRHPRRVVAPPAFKGYRPYGTPVESQGEVELHYEEYEAIKLADYDGMLHHEACVLMGISRPTFARIYETARQKIARALVEVKSIKAVYGNACFDQNWVSCKSCHALFTVPMQVTDKTCPMCHATEIVFINEPK from the coding sequence ATGTCACGTCGACGTCATCCGCGAAGAGTTGTAGCGCCCCCGGCATTTAAAGGTTACAGGCCTTACGGCACACCTGTTGAAAGTCAGGGCGAGGTAGAGTTGCATTATGAAGAGTACGAAGCCATAAAGCTGGCCGACTACGACGGCATGTTGCACCATGAGGCTTGTGTATTGATGGGGATATCGCGTCCAACCTTTGCCCGCATTTACGAGACTGCACGCCAAAAAATTGCTCGCGCTCTCGTGGAGGTGAAGTCCATAAAGGCGGTGTATGGCAACGCCTGCTTCGACCAAAACTGGGTTTCGTGCAAAAGCTGTCATGCTCTTTTCACGGTGCCCATGCAGGTCACCGATAAAACCTGTCCGATGTGTCATGCTACAGAGATCGTTTTTATTAATGAACCCAAATAG
- a CDS encoding S8 family serine peptidase, with product MKRFTTLILLVLLAGMLTTLSAQSLLTNHLATHLEQVSADDMVRINITLKDKYDSQELLRHAQTLRGEERRQYVVAALKDFSTLSQRGVVAQLNQQQRSQQVHQVTTYWIANVINCYATPEAITQLAKRNDIESIDYDETRMLLDPAERKNAVAVEGVPGSREITWNVLKINANAVWSLGFDGDGIIVSVIDTGVNYDHLDLQGNIWQSDEYPFHGYNFVGNNNNPKDDNGHGTHCAGTVAGQGASGSQTGVAPGATIMCIKVLDAGGSGNESGVWSGIEFSVEQGAHVMSLSLGWLHDWGPNRRVWREAFDNSLAAGIVASVAAGNEGDQQGSYPIPDNVRTPGDLPPPWLHPDQTLIGGTSGIICVGATTSSNQVSSFSGRGPLTWSNIGPFNDYPYQPGIGLIRPDICAPGSNIKSLAYNSNTGYEDGWSGTSMATPCNAGMIALMLQKNDQLSPEQISQISEETAQVMTPGKNNNSGSGRIDALAAVNAVPLPGPSYYAHSINDASGNNNGIPEPGESILLTLAMANFSDAPASNVTVAITTQNPFITLTDSVEYFGDFGLEDIIEKEDAYAFEVAGNIPGGEQITINITAYTDDESWESKFVITAHGVLLSAGGVTINDFAGNNNGNLDPGEVADLIIPISNLGQIDAEESMALLSTFSTWITINSVEFDLETLEAGESTDAVFNVTVSPAAPIGTVIDLVLKVTSGAYELMQSYTPKVGLIVEDFETGDFTKFPWQFAGNANWTIVGSEVYEGDYAAKSGSIAHNTQTEMKLVYEVAGNDSIAFYRKVSSENNYDWLRFYIDNNKVGEWSGETDWGRVAFAVTAGEHTFRWQYIKDIYVAGGSDCAWVDYIELPASTDVTMSVYAGVDDETCAQDAFTTSPFAMNYENALWSTSGDGVFDNPSLLEVTYMPGVQDAEDGMVTLSLTVFGNGQLLSDEMILTILPLPETPGAISGLDMVCNYWIETYSIAPLAATDTYQWILLPEDAGTLVSENGYEAEISWNENYYGEVTLAVQGYNDCGFGELSETLTIMVDECIGVNEPNANDPALTPNPNNGFFTIEAAADAQMTITDLSGKILYEGAVQAGYNAVDAQWLLEGFYLLTLKGQNHVYTTKLVVRK from the coding sequence ATGAAAAGATTCACTACGCTTATTCTACTGGTTTTACTGGCAGGTATGCTGACAACTCTCAGTGCTCAGAGCCTCCTTACAAATCATCTTGCCACGCATCTTGAGCAGGTTTCTGCTGATGACATGGTTCGCATCAACATTACTTTAAAAGATAAATACGATTCACAAGAGTTGTTGCGTCATGCGCAGACATTGCGCGGAGAGGAACGTCGCCAGTATGTGGTGGCTGCGCTCAAAGATTTTTCGACCCTCTCGCAGCGCGGAGTAGTTGCACAGCTCAACCAGCAGCAGCGGAGCCAGCAGGTGCATCAGGTAACCACTTATTGGATTGCTAACGTGATCAACTGCTACGCAACACCTGAGGCGATAACTCAACTTGCCAAGCGCAACGACATCGAATCCATCGACTACGACGAGACGCGTATGCTTCTCGATCCGGCGGAGCGCAAAAATGCTGTGGCTGTAGAAGGCGTTCCCGGCAGCCGCGAAATAACATGGAATGTCCTCAAGATAAACGCTAATGCTGTATGGTCGTTAGGTTTCGATGGCGATGGCATCATTGTATCGGTAATTGATACAGGTGTTAATTACGACCACCTCGACTTGCAGGGTAATATCTGGCAGAGCGACGAATATCCTTTTCATGGATATAATTTTGTTGGTAACAACAACAATCCCAAGGATGATAACGGTCACGGAACGCATTGCGCAGGAACGGTAGCCGGCCAAGGAGCATCAGGTTCACAAACCGGCGTTGCTCCCGGAGCTACCATTATGTGTATTAAAGTGCTCGACGCCGGCGGCAGTGGCAACGAAAGCGGTGTGTGGTCGGGGATAGAATTCAGCGTAGAGCAAGGTGCTCATGTGATGAGCCTTTCATTGGGATGGCTTCACGACTGGGGTCCAAACCGCCGTGTATGGCGCGAAGCTTTCGACAACTCGCTGGCAGCAGGTATTGTGGCATCAGTGGCAGCCGGCAACGAAGGCGACCAGCAAGGTAGCTATCCCATTCCTGACAACGTGCGTACTCCCGGCGATCTTCCACCACCCTGGCTCCACCCTGACCAAACACTTATCGGTGGCACCTCGGGAATTATCTGTGTAGGTGCTACTACCAGCAGCAATCAGGTTTCCAGCTTTTCCGGACGTGGTCCGTTGACCTGGAGCAACATAGGTCCTTTTAACGATTATCCTTATCAACCTGGTATTGGTCTGATTCGTCCTGACATCTGCGCTCCCGGCTCCAACATCAAATCGTTGGCTTATAATAGCAACACGGGCTACGAAGATGGATGGAGTGGTACCTCGATGGCTACTCCGTGTAATGCCGGCATGATAGCCCTGATGCTGCAGAAAAATGATCAGCTTAGCCCCGAACAGATTTCGCAGATTTCGGAAGAAACTGCACAGGTGATGACGCCCGGTAAAAACAACAACAGCGGCTCCGGACGCATCGACGCGCTGGCAGCCGTAAATGCTGTTCCGCTGCCAGGGCCAAGCTATTATGCTCATTCCATCAACGATGCTTCGGGTAATAACAATGGTATCCCCGAACCGGGAGAATCTATATTGCTCACCCTGGCAATGGCCAATTTTAGCGATGCTCCTGCCAGCAACGTTACGGTGGCTATTACTACCCAAAATCCATTTATCACACTCACCGATTCCGTTGAGTATTTTGGTGATTTTGGTCTCGAAGACATCATCGAGAAAGAGGATGCCTATGCTTTTGAAGTGGCTGGCAACATTCCTGGTGGCGAACAAATCACCATTAATATTACGGCTTACACCGATGACGAATCATGGGAGAGCAAATTTGTGATCACCGCGCATGGCGTGCTTTTGTCGGCCGGCGGGGTTACTATTAATGATTTTGCCGGCAACAACAACGGCAATCTTGATCCCGGTGAGGTAGCCGATCTGATCATTCCTATTTCTAACCTTGGACAGATTGATGCCGAAGAAAGCATGGCACTGCTTTCTACTTTCAGTACATGGATTACCATCAATAGCGTCGAATTTGATCTGGAAACTTTGGAGGCTGGCGAAAGCACCGATGCTGTTTTCAATGTTACGGTTTCGCCTGCTGCACCTATCGGAACAGTGATTGACCTTGTTCTAAAGGTTACTTCCGGAGCTTATGAACTTATGCAGTCTTATACCCCCAAAGTAGGTTTGATAGTGGAAGATTTTGAAACTGGTGATTTCACCAAGTTTCCATGGCAGTTTGCCGGAAATGCCAACTGGACAATTGTGGGCAGTGAAGTGTACGAAGGAGATTATGCAGCCAAATCTGGTTCAATTGCGCACAATACACAAACAGAGATGAAGCTGGTGTATGAAGTTGCCGGCAACGATTCGATAGCCTTTTATCGTAAGGTGTCGAGTGAAAATAACTACGACTGGCTGCGGTTTTATATTGATAATAATAAAGTTGGCGAATGGTCGGGTGAAACAGACTGGGGGCGTGTAGCCTTTGCGGTGACTGCCGGCGAGCATACTTTCCGTTGGCAATACATCAAGGATATTTATGTAGCCGGTGGCAGCGACTGTGCCTGGGTAGATTACATCGAACTGCCCGCCAGCACCGACGTAACCATGAGCGTGTATGCCGGCGTAGATGACGAAACCTGTGCCCAGGATGCGTTTACAACTTCTCCCTTTGCTATGAATTATGAAAACGCACTCTGGAGTACTTCCGGTGACGGAGTTTTTGATAATCCTTCACTGCTCGAAGTCACCTACATGCCCGGTGTTCAGGATGCTGAAGACGGCATGGTAACACTTTCGCTGACGGTGTTTGGCAATGGTCAATTGCTTTCTGATGAAATGATCCTCACCATATTGCCGCTGCCCGAAACACCGGGGGCCATCAGTGGTCTCGACATGGTGTGTAACTATTGGATAGAAACCTATTCCATTGCTCCACTGGCTGCTACTGATACTTACCAATGGATTTTGCTGCCCGAAGATGCCGGCACATTGGTATCTGAAAATGGATACGAAGCAGAAATTTCCTGGAATGAAAATTATTACGGCGAGGTAACTCTGGCTGTTCAGGGCTACAACGACTGCGGTTTTGGCGAACTTTCCGAAACGCTTACCATCATGGTAGACGAATGTATTGGTGTGAATGAACCCAATGCCAACGATCCGGCGTTGACGCCCAATCCTAACAACGGATTCTTTACCATCGAGGCAGCCGCCGACGCGCAAATGACCATCACCGACCTGTCGGGTAAAATATTGTATGAAGGTGCTGTTCAGGCAGGTTATAATGCTGTGGATGCCCAGTGGCTGCTGGAAGGCTTTTATTTGTTGACACTCAAAGGCCAAAACCATGTTTACACGACCAAGCTTGTCGTACGTAAATAA
- a CDS encoding 4Fe-4S binding protein codes for MKPEEITILSGKGGTGKTSVTAAFASLAGEAVFCDCDVDAADLHLLLKPEIHSTHPFASGSKAIIDAAACSGCGLCAEVCRFDAVLQTDDNTFYIDPLLCEGCGLCSRLCPEEAIRIEESFNNFWYISSTRFGTLVHAHMMPGEENSGRLVATIRDKAREIAKQNNIRRIINDGPPGIGCPVIASLSGVQKVLLVAEPSVSGLHDALRLGELTRKFGIPTKAIINKWDLNPELSLKLEEELNANSIPVIGKIPFDRIFTDAMILGQTITEFAPESEATLLLKEIWKKI; via the coding sequence ATGAAACCAGAAGAGATAACCATTTTGAGCGGCAAAGGAGGCACCGGGAAAACCTCGGTCACTGCAGCCTTCGCCTCCCTGGCAGGTGAGGCAGTTTTTTGCGATTGCGACGTGGATGCTGCTGATCTGCACTTGCTATTAAAACCCGAAATCCATTCCACGCATCCGTTTGCGAGTGGGAGCAAGGCCATCATCGATGCCGCTGCTTGTTCCGGCTGCGGATTGTGTGCAGAAGTATGCCGTTTTGATGCTGTGTTGCAAACCGACGACAATACTTTCTATATTGATCCATTGCTATGCGAAGGCTGCGGGCTTTGCAGCCGTCTCTGTCCGGAAGAGGCCATCCGCATCGAAGAATCATTTAACAACTTCTGGTATATTTCATCTACACGCTTTGGAACCCTGGTGCATGCCCACATGATGCCGGGCGAAGAAAACTCCGGAAGACTCGTGGCAACCATTCGCGACAAAGCCCGTGAGATTGCTAAACAGAATAATATCCGTCGCATTATCAACGATGGCCCGCCGGGAATAGGATGCCCGGTGATTGCCTCGCTTTCGGGGGTTCAGAAAGTGCTTCTGGTGGCTGAGCCATCTGTTTCGGGGCTGCACGATGCGCTGCGGCTGGGGGAGCTTACACGTAAGTTTGGTATTCCCACCAAGGCCATCATCAACAAATGGGATTTGAATCCGGAGCTAAGCCTTAAATTGGAAGAAGAACTGAACGCGAATTCTATTCCAGTGATTGGCAAAATTCCCTTCGACCGGATATTTACGGATGCCATGATTTTAGGGCAGACTATAACCGAGTTTGCGCCGGAATCAGAAGCTACGCTTTTGCTGAAGGAAATCTGGAAGAAGATTTAG
- a CDS encoding ATP-binding protein, whose product MNSKNFKIAIASGKGGTGKTTVAVNLAHFLAHDRKLQVMLVDCDVEEPNDALFFADAKLTATVPVFLPIPEIDVEKCTFCRACVDYCAFNAITVIPPLQHAEVSAVLCHSCGACLYACRDGAITEKDLHIGTINTFNLGNELQLLEGRLNVGLATQTPLIRQLTGKAKNLEGTIIYDAPPGTSCSVVATLAGADFVLLVTEPTPFGLHDLKLAVELVRSMDKGFGIVINKADKEFGEMQQYLSEEALPVFATIPFDREIARQYSGSRLLIESIEGYKKHYKEMAGKIFETTTV is encoded by the coding sequence ATGAACTCCAAAAATTTTAAAATTGCTATAGCCAGTGGAAAAGGAGGCACAGGGAAAACAACTGTCGCTGTGAATTTGGCGCATTTTCTTGCGCACGATCGTAAGCTGCAAGTTATGCTGGTAGATTGTGATGTGGAAGAACCCAACGACGCATTGTTTTTTGCTGATGCAAAACTTACGGCCACGGTTCCGGTGTTCCTTCCTATTCCAGAAATCGACGTGGAGAAATGCACTTTTTGCCGGGCTTGTGTGGATTATTGCGCCTTCAACGCCATTACTGTTATTCCACCATTGCAGCATGCCGAGGTGTCAGCGGTGCTATGCCATTCGTGCGGTGCCTGCTTGTACGCTTGTCGCGATGGAGCCATCACAGAAAAAGACTTGCACATCGGAACCATCAATACTTTTAACCTGGGCAATGAATTGCAATTACTCGAAGGACGGTTAAATGTAGGGCTGGCAACACAAACGCCACTCATCCGCCAATTGACCGGCAAAGCAAAAAATTTAGAAGGCACAATCATCTACGATGCGCCTCCCGGAACTTCCTGTTCGGTGGTAGCAACTCTGGCGGGTGCCGATTTTGTGCTTCTCGTTACCGAGCCAACGCCCTTTGGACTACACGATCTGAAACTTGCCGTAGAGTTAGTGCGCTCGATGGATAAAGGTTTTGGCATCGTCATTAATAAAGCCGACAAAGAGTTTGGTGAGATGCAGCAATACCTTTCGGAAGAGGCGCTTCCAGTATTTGCAACCATCCCGTTCGATCGTGAGATTGCGCGGCAGTATTCGGGAAGCCGGCTGCTGATAGAATCCATAGAAGGCTATAAAAAGCATTATAAAGAAATGGCCGGGAAAATTTTTGAAACCACAACTGTATGA
- a CDS encoding thymidine kinase, which yields MFLETKADRTARGGWIEVICGSMFSGKTEELIRRLKRARISRQKVEIFKPAIDSRYDASDVVSHDASSIPSTPVESSSQILLLAGEVDVVAVDEAQFFDEGLPAVCNQLANAGMRVIVAGLDMDYTGKPFGPMPALIATAEYVTKVHAICMKCGNLAQYSHRIAGGEKLVELGETDRYEPLCRRCFFEERKKK from the coding sequence ATGTTTTTAGAAACCAAGGCCGACCGCACCGCCCGCGGCGGCTGGATAGAAGTTATTTGCGGCTCTATGTTTTCGGGAAAAACCGAAGAGCTGATCCGTAGGCTCAAGCGTGCCCGCATCTCGCGCCAGAAGGTAGAGATATTTAAACCTGCCATCGATTCGCGCTACGATGCATCGGATGTTGTGTCGCACGATGCTTCAAGCATTCCTTCCACACCTGTGGAATCGTCGTCGCAAATATTGTTGCTGGCCGGCGAGGTAGACGTGGTGGCTGTGGACGAAGCGCAGTTTTTCGACGAAGGGCTACCGGCAGTTTGCAACCAACTGGCCAATGCCGGGATGCGTGTGATCGTGGCAGGCCTCGACATGGACTACACCGGCAAACCTTTTGGTCCCATGCCCGCCCTGATAGCCACCGCCGAATACGTGACAAAGGTACACGCCATTTGCATGAAATGCGGCAACCTGGCGCAGTATTCGCACCGCATCGCCGGTGGCGAAAAGCTGGTGGAGCTGGGCGAAACCGACCGCTACGAGCCGCTGTGTCGTCGCTGCTTTTTCGAAGAGCGGAAGAAAAAATGA
- a CDS encoding NifB/NifX family molybdenum-iron cluster-binding protein — MSAMKTVITSSGDKLQSTMDPRFGRCAYFCIYDQENGSSTFLKNEYATGQSGVGQKVAEKMLNLGIKRIVSGDFGPKAKEMLDKYQVQLVKFTDDNKTIQQIIETLK, encoded by the coding sequence ATGTCAGCAATGAAAACAGTAATAACTTCAAGCGGCGATAAGCTGCAATCGACGATGGATCCACGATTTGGGCGGTGCGCTTACTTTTGCATCTATGACCAGGAAAATGGATCATCAACATTTTTGAAAAATGAATATGCCACGGGACAAAGTGGCGTCGGACAAAAGGTTGCCGAAAAGATGTTGAATCTCGGTATCAAGCGAATCGTTTCGGGCGATTTTGGCCCCAAAGCCAAAGAGATGCTCGACAAATACCAGGTTCAACTGGTGAAGTTTACAGACGATAATAAAACAATTCAACAAATTATTGAAACACTAAAATAA
- the pheS gene encoding phenylalanine--tRNA ligase subunit alpha: protein MKDKIEKLLQEIDDAAPQDAGQLDAFRITYISKKGKIPALFDDFKSVPPEERKEMGQRLNELKNRAQEKFNQLKESLEQHSAGAATGTSADLTRPADFRFTGSRHPLSIVRRRILDIFNRLGYTVAEGPEIEDDWHNFSALNFPEEHPARDMQDTFFISDSQVPGAEKVALRTHTSSVQVRIMENNKPPIRILAPGRVFRNEAISARAHCIFHQIEGLYIDHNVSFADLKQTLYHFVRELFGEETRVRFRPSYFPFTEPSAEMDISCKICGGSGCKICKYSGWVEILGCGMVDPNVLESCGISSSEFTGFAFGMGVERITMLSYQIDDLRLFFENDVRFLEQFQGAF, encoded by the coding sequence ATGAAAGATAAAATTGAAAAGCTGTTGCAGGAGATCGATGACGCCGCGCCACAAGACGCCGGACAACTCGACGCTTTCCGCATAACCTACATCAGCAAAAAGGGGAAGATACCGGCACTATTTGATGACTTCAAAAGTGTGCCCCCCGAAGAGCGCAAAGAGATGGGGCAGCGCCTCAACGAACTGAAAAACCGCGCTCAGGAAAAATTTAACCAGCTCAAAGAATCGCTGGAACAACACTCGGCAGGTGCAGCAACAGGAACATCCGCCGACCTCACCCGTCCTGCCGATTTCCGGTTTACCGGCAGCCGCCATCCATTGTCGATCGTCCGCCGGCGCATCCTCGATATTTTCAACAGATTGGGATACACCGTTGCCGAAGGGCCAGAGATAGAGGACGACTGGCACAACTTCTCGGCGCTCAACTTCCCTGAAGAGCATCCGGCGCGCGATATGCAGGACACCTTTTTTATCAGCGACAGCCAGGTGCCGGGCGCTGAAAAAGTGGCACTTCGCACGCACACTTCATCTGTGCAGGTACGGATAATGGAAAATAACAAGCCTCCTATCCGCATACTGGCACCCGGACGCGTGTTTCGCAACGAGGCCATCTCCGCACGCGCGCATTGCATCTTTCATCAGATTGAGGGTTTGTATATCGATCATAATGTTTCGTTTGCTGATCTCAAACAAACGCTGTATCACTTTGTCCGCGAGCTTTTTGGCGAAGAGACACGTGTTCGCTTCCGGCCTTCTTATTTTCCGTTTACGGAACCTTCGGCCGAGATGGACATCTCGTGTAAAATCTGTGGCGGGAGTGGCTGCAAGATTTGCAAATATTCTGGATGGGTAGAGATATTGGGCTGCGGAATGGTGGATCCCAACGTACTCGAAAGCTGCGGCATCAGCAGCAGCGAATTTACGGGATTTGCCTTTGGCATGGGAGTAGAACGTATCACCATGCTTAGCTACCAAATTGATGACCTGCGCCTGTTTTTCGAAAACGACGTTCGCTTTCTAGAGCAGTTTCAGGGAGCGTTTTAA
- a CDS encoding DUF5320 domain-containing protein codes for MPGLDRTGPEGQGPATGRGLGRCRKQQPAGNDVSENTPSRRLDSDETGRGQGRGAGRGRGLGRGLGRGNR; via the coding sequence ATGCCAGGATTAGACAGAACAGGACCAGAAGGCCAAGGCCCTGCCACCGGACGTGGTTTGGGACGCTGTAGAAAACAGCAGCCTGCCGGCAATGACGTTTCTGAAAACACTCCGAGCCGACGCTTAGACAGCGACGAAACCGGACGGGGGCAGGGACGTGGCGCTGGGCGCGGACGTGGATTAGGTCGCGGTTTAGGTCGCGGAAACAGGTAG
- a CDS encoding peptidylprolyl isomerase: MKKIAILFTLIAAFALQGMSQQDKVQKFVIHTDYGDIHGILYNDTPQHRDNFIKLVNEGWYNGSIFHRVIKDFMIQGGQNADGRQDPGYTVPAEFRDNHFHKKGALAAARMPDQMNPEKSSSGSQFYIVHGRVFDEAMLTNMAQGGKSFTDEQRQIYSTVGGTPHLDGDYTVFGEITNGLEVVDKIAVVKTAGGDRPVNEVKMTIEMEK, encoded by the coding sequence ATGAAAAAAATCGCAATCCTTTTCACACTTATAGCCGCATTTGCACTTCAGGGAATGTCGCAGCAGGACAAGGTCCAAAAATTTGTAATCCATACCGACTACGGCGACATCCACGGAATACTTTACAACGACACGCCACAGCACCGCGACAATTTTATAAAACTTGTAAACGAAGGCTGGTACAACGGCTCTATCTTTCATCGCGTCATCAAAGATTTTATGATTCAGGGTGGTCAAAATGCCGACGGTCGCCAGGATCCGGGCTATACCGTTCCGGCCGAATTTCGGGATAACCATTTTCATAAAAAAGGAGCTCTTGCCGCCGCCCGCATGCCCGACCAGATGAATCCCGAAAAATCTTCCTCTGGCTCGCAGTTTTACATTGTGCACGGACGCGTTTTCGACGAAGCTATGCTCACCAACATGGCACAGGGAGGAAAATCTTTTACCGATGAGCAGCGCCAGATTTACTCGACAGTTGGTGGCACGCCACATCTTGATGGCGACTATACCGTTTTTGGAGAGATTACCAATGGCCTGGAGGTGGTCGATAAAATTGCTGTGGTAAAAACCGCCGGAGGCGACCGCCCCGTTAATGAAGTGAAAATGACCATCGAAATGGAGAAATAA
- a CDS encoding nuclear transport factor 2 family protein has product MKKGFLLITIIVMIAGGCQQPEKEKVNVKKETDAIRLVLQKYALANENQDIGMIGDIWCPSESIVSFGTESGEKLMGWEQIKAAVIRQFKSFTNTYISDHDQIIEINDTGNTAWFSEIINYNFIRDGKAHSYEGLRYTGVLVKKDGKWLLVQTHMSVPEVRK; this is encoded by the coding sequence ATGAAAAAAGGATTTTTACTAATTACGATCATTGTAATGATAGCTGGTGGATGCCAGCAGCCTGAAAAGGAAAAGGTGAATGTAAAAAAGGAAACAGATGCCATCAGGCTGGTATTGCAAAAATATGCACTTGCCAACGAAAATCAGGACATCGGAATGATTGGCGACATCTGGTGCCCATCGGAAAGTATTGTGAGCTTTGGTACCGAGTCGGGTGAGAAGCTGATGGGCTGGGAGCAAATCAAGGCTGCCGTCATCAGGCAATTTAAAAGCTTCACCAACACCTATATTTCCGACCACGACCAGATCATCGAGATCAACGACACGGGAAACACTGCCTGGTTTTCGGAGATTATCAACTACAATTTTATCCGCGACGGCAAAGCCCACAGCTACGAGGGGCTGCGTTACACAGGTGTGCTGGTAAAAAAAGATGGAAAATGGTTGCTGGTGCAAACACACATGTCTGTGCCGGAGGTGCGGAAATGA
- a CDS encoding peptidylprolyl isomerase, with the protein MDTPQQTPTETPTGQKVKLSTKFGDMTLLLYDETPQHRDNFLKLVREGYYNGTLFHRVIRDFMIQGGDPESKGAAPNKRLGSGGPGYTIPAEFNPAFIHKKGALSAARQGDQVNPQRSSSGSQFYIVQGSKTPPDALNNVAQQSGASYTPEQIEIYNNIGGTPFLDTQYTVFGEVVSGLDVIDKIAAVPTAPGDRPVDDVSMTLTIISE; encoded by the coding sequence ATGGACACACCTCAACAAACGCCGACGGAAACTCCTACCGGACAAAAAGTAAAACTAAGCACCAAATTTGGCGACATGACGCTGCTGCTCTATGACGAAACGCCACAACACCGCGACAATTTCCTGAAGCTGGTGCGCGAAGGCTACTACAATGGCACGCTGTTTCACCGCGTCATCCGCGACTTTATGATTCAGGGCGGCGACCCCGAAAGCAAGGGCGCAGCGCCCAACAAACGACTGGGCAGCGGTGGCCCCGGCTACACCATTCCGGCAGAATTTAACCCCGCATTTATTCACAAAAAAGGCGCCCTCTCAGCAGCACGTCAAGGTGACCAGGTAAATCCGCAGCGCAGCTCCTCCGGCTCACAGTTTTATATTGTGCAGGGAAGTAAAACCCCGCCCGACGCACTAAACAACGTCGCTCAACAATCAGGCGCTTCTTACACTCCTGAACAAATCGAAATCTATAATAATATTGGTGGAACCCCCTTCCTCGACACCCAATACACCGTATTTGGCGAAGTGGTGAGCGGACTGGATGTGATTGATAAAATCGCCGCTGTTCCCACCGCCCCCGGCGATCGCCCGGTGGATGACGTGTCTATGACCTTGACAATTATTTCAGAGTAA